A window from Nitrospira sp. ND1 encodes these proteins:
- a CDS encoding Spy/CpxP family protein refolding chaperone, whose product MRMHSTVRAAIGTLVIAGALVGAGCHRHHTPTERADWMTGKIAKHLDLDEQQKAKLAAVKDEAMAVRAESEKERKATMEEVIAQVQSDRLDQAKLARLFEQHQAGQTRLMQRVLPKLAEWHATLRPEQKAEAVEHLRKWMDRYGDH is encoded by the coding sequence ATGAGGATGCACAGCACAGTCAGGGCGGCGATCGGGACGCTGGTCATTGCCGGGGCGCTTGTCGGTGCCGGTTGTCACCGACACCATACGCCGACGGAGCGAGCCGACTGGATGACGGGCAAGATCGCTAAACATCTGGACTTGGATGAACAACAGAAGGCCAAGCTGGCCGCCGTGAAGGACGAAGCGATGGCCGTACGCGCGGAGTCGGAGAAGGAGCGCAAGGCGACCATGGAAGAGGTCATCGCTCAGGTCCAGAGTGACCGGCTGGATCAGGCCAAACTGGCCCGGCTGTTTGAGCAGCACCAGGCGGGACAGACCCGCCTGATGCAGCGCGTGTTGCCCAAATTGGCGGAATGGCATGCGACCTTGCGGCCTGAACAGAAGGCCGAAGCCGTGGAGCACCTTCGCAAGTGGATGGACCGGTACGGAGACCACTGA
- a CDS encoding VOC family protein has translation MKAHYLGHVVFYVKDLGRSLAFYRDLLGFQEVGRIFNGAAAALTSGRTHHELLLIQVGDAPGPPSGRRRGLYHIGIKVGDSLDELRAAKRELESAGVSIDGMSDHTVSQSLYLRDPDGNEVELYVDADEALWKNNPSAVLAPIKPLSL, from the coding sequence ATGAAAGCGCACTACCTCGGCCATGTCGTGTTCTATGTGAAAGATCTTGGACGGTCGCTGGCATTTTATCGCGATCTGCTTGGATTCCAGGAAGTGGGGAGAATTTTCAATGGCGCTGCGGCGGCGCTCACATCCGGCCGCACGCACCATGAGCTGCTGCTGATTCAAGTGGGCGATGCGCCGGGTCCTCCATCCGGGCGACGTCGAGGCCTCTATCATATCGGCATCAAAGTCGGCGACAGCCTCGATGAGCTGAGGGCGGCGAAGCGGGAGTTGGAATCCGCCGGCGTCTCCATCGACGGGATGAGTGACCACACGGTGAGTCAGAGTTTGTACTTGCGGGATCCGGACGGCAATGAGGTCGAGCTGTACGTGGATGCGGACGAAGCCTTGTGGAAAAACAATCCGTCGGCCGTCCTTGCGCCCATCAAGCCGCTGTCGCTCTAG
- a CDS encoding ferredoxin--NADP reductase produces MGEAASENGYSITLTERRLVAEGTMAFYFDKPTQFAFTPGQFVDLTLPQPSETDAAGYTRAFSIASAPQESTLMVATRLRDTAFKRELQRMPLGSTVRMEGPFGKLVLHADQTRPAVFLAGGIGITPFRSMVVQAAMQRSPHPMVLFYSNRRPEDAPFLDELQALQDKNPHYRFVGTMTEPAKSSRPWQGETGYLNAALLSKHLVNVEKPIYYVVGPPGMVGALRTMLKGADIDDSDIRTETFAGY; encoded by the coding sequence ATGGGTGAGGCGGCGAGCGAGAACGGGTATTCGATCACGCTGACAGAGCGGCGGCTGGTGGCGGAAGGGACGATGGCGTTCTACTTCGACAAGCCGACGCAGTTTGCCTTCACGCCGGGTCAGTTTGTCGACCTGACGCTGCCCCAGCCCTCTGAGACCGATGCGGCGGGCTACACCAGGGCCTTTTCCATCGCGAGCGCACCGCAGGAATCGACCCTGATGGTGGCCACCCGGCTCCGCGATACCGCCTTCAAGCGCGAACTGCAACGTATGCCGCTCGGCTCAACCGTCCGGATGGAAGGGCCGTTCGGAAAATTGGTGCTGCATGCCGACCAGACCCGCCCCGCCGTGTTTCTGGCCGGCGGGATCGGGATCACACCATTCCGCAGCATGGTGGTGCAGGCGGCGATGCAACGGTCGCCGCACCCCATGGTGCTCTTCTACTCCAACCGGCGACCGGAGGATGCGCCGTTCCTGGATGAGCTGCAAGCCTTGCAGGACAAGAATCCTCACTATCGCTTTGTGGGCACCATGACCGAACCCGCGAAATCTTCCCGTCCCTGGCAGGGCGAGACGGGGTATCTCAACGCGGCTCTGCTCTCCAAACATCTCGTGAACGTGGAGAAGCCGATCTACTACGTGGTCGGCCCGCCGGGTATGGTCGGCGCGTTGCGCACGATGTTGAAAGGCGCCGACATCGACGACAGCGATATTCGCACCGAAACATTTGCGGGCTACTAA
- a CDS encoding HlyD family secretion protein, whose amino-acid sequence MTLRTSTIAAAVLASVLIAGYVILDRLVWQDGLPEGLIQANGRIEGDHVTVSSKFPGRIVDLAAREGSQVHKGHVLIRLDDAQTRAKVDQAARLVDSMMAQVEAAHTALAVLNLEVPLSIEAVAAKVASMRAVIRKAQAVEYEARRDTDRIRALLPEQAVSQQQVDQAEARWKVAVTEIAVAKAALDQASKELAQAELGWGRIRSKEAEVAALERQRDQADATFAEARSILDDLTIVAPTNGTVTTRMVDVGEVVATGAPLLELVDLDRLYLQVYVPELQIGKVRLDLPARIHTDAFSDRSFEATVRYIASKAEFTPKEVQTPDERVKLIYAVRLYLTENPDHRLTPGLPADAVIRWKDDVAWSKPR is encoded by the coding sequence GTGACCCTTCGGACCTCGACCATTGCGGCGGCCGTCCTCGCGTCGGTGCTGATCGCCGGATACGTGATCCTCGATCGGCTGGTGTGGCAGGACGGCCTCCCAGAGGGACTGATCCAGGCCAATGGGCGGATTGAAGGAGACCACGTCACCGTTTCCAGCAAGTTTCCCGGGCGCATCGTAGACCTGGCGGCGCGCGAAGGGAGCCAGGTTCACAAAGGCCACGTGCTGATCCGGCTGGACGACGCCCAAACGAGAGCGAAGGTCGATCAGGCGGCACGGCTGGTGGACAGCATGATGGCGCAGGTGGAAGCGGCCCATACCGCGCTTGCGGTCCTGAACCTCGAAGTGCCTCTGAGCATCGAAGCAGTGGCCGCCAAAGTCGCAAGCATGCGCGCCGTCATCCGGAAGGCACAGGCGGTCGAATATGAAGCCCGCCGGGACACCGACCGCATCCGAGCCCTGCTTCCCGAGCAGGCGGTGTCGCAGCAGCAGGTGGATCAGGCTGAGGCGCGCTGGAAGGTGGCTGTCACGGAGATTGCCGTGGCGAAAGCCGCCCTTGACCAAGCAAGCAAGGAACTCGCGCAGGCCGAATTGGGGTGGGGACGAATACGATCGAAAGAAGCGGAGGTCGCGGCGCTCGAACGGCAACGCGACCAAGCAGATGCGACGTTCGCGGAGGCCCGTAGCATACTCGACGATCTGACGATCGTGGCTCCGACGAACGGCACGGTGACCACTCGGATGGTGGACGTCGGAGAGGTCGTGGCAACCGGCGCGCCCCTGCTCGAATTGGTGGATCTCGACCGCCTCTACCTGCAGGTCTATGTTCCGGAACTCCAAATCGGTAAAGTCCGCCTCGATTTGCCCGCCCGCATCCATACGGACGCGTTTTCCGACCGGTCGTTCGAGGCGACGGTCCGGTACATCGCTTCGAAAGCGGAATTCACGCCGAAAGAAGTCCAGACTCCGGACGAACGGGTCAAGCTGATCTATGCCGTTCGGCTCTATCTCACCGAGAATCCTGACCATCGGCTGACGCCGGGTCTGCCGGCGGACGCGGTGATCCGCTGGAAGGACGACGTGGCCTGGTCGAAACCTCGATGA
- a CDS encoding CDGSH iron-sulfur domain-containing protein — protein MEEPVIAAKQPAVLELEAGTHYWCRCGRSKKQPFCDGSHKGTSFTPMEFTTTEKKTVALCQCKHTKNPPFCDGTHKSL, from the coding sequence ATGGAAGAACCAGTCATTGCAGCGAAGCAGCCGGCCGTGTTGGAGTTGGAAGCAGGCACGCACTATTGGTGCCGGTGCGGGCGCTCGAAGAAGCAACCGTTTTGTGATGGCTCTCACAAGGGAACCAGTTTCACGCCCATGGAGTTCACGACAACCGAAAAGAAAACCGTGGCCTTGTGCCAGTGTAAGCACACCAAGAATCCTCCGTTTTGCGACGGGACCCACAAATCGCTCTGA
- a CDS encoding kelch repeat-containing protein, whose amino-acid sequence MHTLLVMVMLSLLMMVAPAQADTPGAWSKGAPFPEPSEELVGLSTGGKFYVFGGLGPGWIPQGLVYEYAPSANKWTKNKPMALPAHHVAFTELNGKFYAFGGFVPPQSGPPAWVPINNAWEYDPAHDSWKALAAMPSARGSAVAATVNGKIYVIGGAAMHPGSKEAALYPTRPHRSVGTVEEYDPKTNSWSERSSMPTARNHAAVGAVNNKIYVIGGRLGSAFIFTASNTNVVEEYDPATDQWGLVRARMPTERSGGAWGVYNGRIYVAGGEHQDGHLMAAFRALEAYDPATNSWSELPMMPMPRHGLAGAVVGHRLHLASGDIQSAGITGMHVVTDAHDIFEFSDR is encoded by the coding sequence ATGCACACGCTGTTGGTCATGGTCATGCTGAGTCTGCTCATGATGGTCGCTCCTGCCCAGGCGGACACGCCGGGTGCGTGGAGCAAAGGTGCGCCGTTCCCGGAGCCGTCCGAAGAGTTGGTCGGCCTGTCGACCGGCGGAAAATTCTACGTGTTCGGTGGACTCGGGCCCGGCTGGATCCCCCAAGGCCTTGTGTACGAATACGCTCCGTCGGCTAACAAATGGACCAAGAACAAGCCGATGGCGCTGCCGGCGCATCATGTGGCGTTCACTGAACTCAACGGAAAGTTCTACGCCTTCGGCGGCTTTGTGCCGCCACAGTCGGGACCTCCGGCGTGGGTGCCGATCAACAACGCCTGGGAGTATGACCCGGCCCACGACAGTTGGAAGGCCTTGGCGGCCATGCCATCAGCACGCGGGTCAGCTGTTGCGGCGACGGTCAACGGGAAGATCTATGTGATCGGTGGCGCAGCGATGCATCCTGGTTCCAAGGAAGCCGCTCTCTATCCGACGCGACCCCATCGGTCGGTGGGCACCGTAGAAGAATATGATCCCAAGACCAACAGCTGGTCCGAACGCTCGTCTATGCCGACAGCCCGCAACCACGCCGCCGTCGGTGCCGTAAACAACAAGATCTACGTCATCGGCGGCCGCCTGGGAAGCGCCTTCATTTTCACCGCCAGCAACACCAATGTGGTCGAGGAATACGATCCGGCGACCGATCAGTGGGGTCTGGTCAGGGCCCGCATGCCCACCGAGCGGAGCGGAGGTGCCTGGGGGGTCTACAACGGGCGCATCTACGTGGCTGGTGGAGAACATCAGGACGGACATCTCATGGCCGCATTCCGCGCATTGGAAGCGTACGATCCGGCGACGAACAGCTGGTCCGAGCTTCCGATGATGCCGATGCCCAGGCACGGCTTGGCCGGTGCGGTTGTGGGCCACCGGTTGCATCTGGCGAGTGGGGATA
- a CDS encoding ABC transporter permease produces the protein MALKEWKETTRDRLFLLLAFLLPALWLVVFGYGLNLDVENIPFAVLDRDRSELSRDYLHRFMQSRYFSFQGYADDERALDRLLTETKIRAAIIVPERFQEQLAAGEPASVQTLLDGTFPLHTDIAKGYVIAINQAFTEERLIEYLRRTRGLTQEQADALVRPLTVEVRYLYNEEVRSTWSMVPALVMFTLMLASPLLTALGVVREKETGSIYNIYSSTVSRAEFLTGKLLPYIVISLVNVCVLWLMAVGLFQVPFKGSFLLFFSASVLFVCCTTGIGLLISLLVQTQMAALIITMVVAMIPTILFSGLLVPVASLTRGAKVQAHLYPAMYYTNIVRGSFLKGVGADVLWTDLLALAMFAVALSGLTYRLFTKRPKT, from the coding sequence GTGGCGCTCAAAGAATGGAAGGAGACCACCAGAGACCGGCTGTTCTTGCTGTTGGCCTTTTTGTTGCCGGCCCTATGGTTGGTGGTATTCGGGTACGGGTTGAATCTGGATGTCGAAAACATTCCGTTCGCGGTCCTGGATCGGGATCGGAGCGAGTTGAGTCGGGATTATCTCCACCGGTTCATGCAATCGCGATATTTTTCGTTTCAGGGGTATGCCGATGATGAACGTGCCCTTGATCGCCTGTTGACCGAGACGAAGATCCGGGCAGCCATCATCGTTCCCGAGCGGTTCCAGGAGCAGTTGGCGGCGGGGGAACCGGCCTCCGTGCAGACCTTGCTCGACGGGACCTTTCCTCTCCATACGGATATCGCCAAAGGTTATGTCATTGCCATCAACCAGGCGTTCACCGAGGAGCGACTGATCGAGTACCTGCGCCGAACCCGTGGTCTCACCCAGGAGCAGGCCGATGCGCTGGTGCGTCCGCTGACCGTCGAGGTGCGCTATCTGTACAACGAAGAAGTCCGGAGTACCTGGTCCATGGTGCCGGCGCTGGTCATGTTCACGCTGATGCTCGCCTCGCCCCTGCTGACGGCGCTGGGGGTCGTGCGGGAGAAAGAAACGGGTTCGATTTACAATATCTATAGCTCCACCGTGAGCCGCGCCGAATTCCTGACCGGCAAGCTGCTTCCCTATATCGTCATCTCACTCGTGAACGTCTGCGTGTTATGGCTGATGGCCGTCGGCCTCTTTCAGGTGCCCTTTAAGGGAAGCTTCCTCCTGTTCTTTTCGGCGTCGGTGCTGTTCGTGTGCTGTACCACGGGGATCGGCCTGCTGATTTCTCTGCTGGTGCAGACGCAAATGGCGGCGCTGATTATCACGATGGTCGTGGCGATGATCCCGACCATTCTCTTTTCCGGTCTCTTGGTGCCGGTGGCCTCGTTAACTCGAGGCGCGAAGGTGCAGGCGCATCTGTACCCCGCCATGTATTACACCAACATCGTGCGTGGAAGTTTTCTGAAGGGTGTGGGCGCGGACGTGCTGTGGACCGACCTGCTGGCGCTGGCGATGTTTGCCGTCGCGTTGAGCGGGCTTACGTATCGGCTCTTCACCAAGAGGCCGAAGACATGA
- a CDS encoding sigma 54-interacting transcriptional regulator has product MQSLSHAEVEGILTPMDDRLPQGTIQVDSARYGALLQVVEAIASHADLQGLVQDLARLLPLLVPVNFVGLSLYDAQRDMMRLHVLRANVPADIIGGQESHPSDTPAGLVWQTQQPVILSDLAEEHRWPKLIALMREDAVQSCCLVPLTSAVRQLGALAFSSLEKDAYRVSDLELMQQIGRQVAVAVENVLNREAAAAARQDVERQRDRFSLLLRMTNTMVSKLDLQDVFSAVSLCLREMVPQEYASLILCDGKNGRVRLHALDFPENQGALTEGAVSDVAGSLAGLALERRRPAVANNRPDLKAFSHAVPQLLVMKGFHSMCSLPLLSHDRVIGCLNLASRQEQAFGEQDVEFLSQVAGQIALAVDNALAYQEITELKDRLTKEKLYLEEEIRLEHKFDDIIGDSRVLKQVLGQVEIVAPTQATVLIQGETGTGKELIARAIHRLSGRNQRTFVKLNCAAIPTGLLESELFGHERGAFTGAIAQKVGRFELAHGGTIFLDEVGEIPLELQSKLLRVLQEQEFERLGSTRTVHVDIRLIAATNRDLATLVEDREFRSDLYYRLNVFPITLPPLRERREDIPVLVRYFTQHYAARMKKHIETIPGPTLEALSRYHWPGNIRELENLVERAVILTQGTHLQVPLLELKIEARQPPAPSPTLQEAEREQVLRVLRDTHWVIGGPDGAAARLGLKRTTLTSKIKKLGLSRPRE; this is encoded by the coding sequence ATGCAGTCGTTGAGTCACGCTGAGGTGGAAGGCATACTAACCCCGATGGACGACCGGTTACCCCAAGGGACCATTCAGGTAGACAGTGCGCGATATGGCGCTCTGCTGCAGGTGGTGGAAGCCATTGCGAGCCATGCTGACTTGCAGGGGTTGGTGCAGGATCTCGCCCGCCTGCTGCCGCTGCTTGTGCCCGTCAACTTTGTCGGCCTCTCCCTCTACGATGCGCAACGCGACATGATGCGGCTTCATGTGTTGCGAGCGAACGTCCCGGCCGACATTATCGGCGGTCAGGAATCTCATCCCTCCGACACGCCGGCCGGTCTGGTGTGGCAGACTCAGCAGCCGGTCATCCTGAGCGATCTGGCTGAAGAACATCGGTGGCCGAAGCTCATCGCGTTGATGCGCGAGGATGCCGTGCAGTCCTGCTGTCTGGTGCCCCTGACCTCCGCCGTTCGCCAATTGGGCGCGTTGGCATTTTCAAGCCTGGAGAAAGATGCGTACAGAGTCTCTGATCTTGAACTGATGCAACAGATCGGCCGGCAGGTGGCCGTGGCCGTTGAAAATGTGCTCAACCGCGAAGCGGCGGCGGCGGCCAGGCAAGATGTGGAACGGCAGCGGGATCGATTCAGTCTACTGCTTCGCATGACCAATACGATGGTGTCCAAACTCGATCTGCAGGATGTATTCAGCGCAGTGAGTCTCTGTCTGCGCGAGATGGTGCCGCAAGAGTATGCCAGCCTGATTCTGTGCGACGGCAAGAACGGCCGCGTCCGCCTCCATGCCTTGGATTTTCCTGAAAACCAGGGCGCGTTGACCGAGGGGGCAGTGTCCGATGTTGCCGGTTCTCTGGCCGGCCTGGCGTTGGAGCGGAGGCGCCCCGCGGTCGCCAACAATCGGCCTGACCTGAAGGCGTTTTCGCACGCCGTGCCTCAGCTGCTGGTCATGAAAGGCTTCCACTCCATGTGCTCCTTGCCCCTGTTGTCGCATGACCGCGTGATCGGTTGTCTCAATCTGGCCAGTCGGCAGGAGCAGGCGTTCGGCGAACAGGACGTCGAGTTTCTGAGTCAGGTGGCCGGACAGATCGCCCTCGCGGTGGACAATGCCCTGGCCTATCAGGAGATCACCGAACTCAAAGATCGACTGACCAAAGAGAAGTTGTATCTGGAAGAAGAAATTCGCCTTGAGCACAAGTTCGACGACATCATCGGCGACAGTCGCGTGCTGAAGCAGGTATTGGGGCAAGTCGAAATCGTGGCGCCGACCCAGGCGACCGTGTTGATTCAGGGCGAAACCGGCACGGGGAAAGAACTGATTGCCAGGGCGATTCACCGGCTCAGCGGACGGAACCAGCGGACCTTCGTGAAGCTCAACTGCGCCGCGATTCCGACCGGGCTGCTGGAAAGTGAGCTGTTCGGGCATGAACGGGGGGCATTCACCGGGGCCATTGCCCAGAAAGTCGGCCGGTTCGAATTGGCGCACGGCGGGACGATCTTTCTGGATGAGGTGGGAGAAATCCCGTTAGAGCTGCAGTCCAAGCTGCTCCGTGTCCTTCAGGAACAGGAATTCGAACGGCTCGGCAGCACACGCACCGTGCACGTGGATATCCGGCTGATCGCGGCCACGAACCGGGATCTGGCCACGCTGGTGGAGGACCGTGAGTTCCGAAGCGATTTGTACTACCGGCTGAACGTGTTTCCGATTACCTTGCCGCCGCTCCGTGAGCGTCGTGAGGATATTCCGGTGCTTGTGCGCTATTTCACGCAGCATTATGCGGCCCGCATGAAGAAGCACATCGAAACGATTCCCGGGCCGACGTTGGAGGCCCTCTCCCGCTATCACTGGCCGGGGAACATCCGGGAGCTGGAGAACCTGGTCGAGCGCGCGGTCATTCTGACCCAGGGAACCCACTTGCAGGTGCCGCTCTTGGAACTCAAAATTGAGGCGCGGCAGCCTCCGGCGCCGAGCCCTACCCTGCAGGAGGCGGAACGCGAGCAGGTCCTGCGGGTCTTGCGCGACACGCATTGGGTGATCGGCGGGCCGGATGGGGCTGCCGCTCGCTTGGGCCTCAAGCGCACCACCCTCACCTCGAAAATCAAAAAACTGGGCCTCTCTCGCCCTAGGGAATAA
- a CDS encoding ABC transporter permease, whose amino-acid sequence MTARQQAVTWGRRLAAMTWKEILQLSRDVPLLLFLLYSFSLSVVVSGAGITMQLTNAELLVHDADHSHSSRELIHRFQPPYFKFAGEISDPREGLRQLDQGRVMALLEIPPRFHEALMSGERTAVQLLVDTTNAPQGLSAAGYSVRIAGLFGTETGLASAGLSGAEGALPRVSSAHRVWFNPTQDERWFQSIAHVLRMTTIFAVLLPAAALVREKERGTVEQLLVSPLSPFQIMFSKVLAMSGVILIALSLALYGVLHPVFHVPMKGSTGLFFLLTTLHVFTTAGFGLVAATIAKNQAQVGMMTLFVVGPMLLLSGITSPYESMPQWVQTVMTFSPLRYYIDITYGVMLKGAGLDLLWKPVVAMLLLGGALFGFGMWRFRRQFQ is encoded by the coding sequence ATGACGGCCAGGCAGCAGGCAGTCACGTGGGGGCGGCGGCTCGCGGCGATGACGTGGAAGGAAATCTTGCAACTGTCGCGCGATGTGCCACTGTTGTTGTTTCTGTTGTATTCGTTTTCACTCTCGGTGGTGGTCAGCGGAGCCGGGATCACGATGCAGCTGACCAATGCGGAGTTGCTGGTGCACGATGCGGATCATAGTCACTCGTCTCGTGAACTTATCCATCGGTTTCAGCCCCCCTATTTCAAATTCGCCGGGGAGATCAGCGATCCTCGCGAGGGGCTCCGGCAACTGGACCAGGGCAGAGTGATGGCGCTGTTGGAGATTCCGCCACGATTTCACGAGGCCTTGATGAGCGGGGAACGGACGGCGGTGCAACTCCTCGTCGATACCACCAATGCCCCCCAGGGTCTCTCGGCAGCCGGGTATAGCGTGCGAATCGCCGGCCTGTTCGGGACCGAGACGGGCTTGGCCTCGGCGGGTCTTTCCGGAGCAGAGGGAGCCTTACCACGGGTCTCCAGCGCCCATCGCGTCTGGTTCAATCCCACCCAGGATGAACGATGGTTTCAGTCCATCGCACATGTGTTACGCATGACGACCATCTTTGCGGTGTTGTTGCCGGCTGCTGCGCTGGTCCGTGAAAAAGAACGAGGCACGGTGGAACAGTTGCTGGTGTCGCCGCTGTCCCCCTTTCAGATCATGTTTTCGAAGGTGCTCGCGATGTCCGGGGTCATCCTCATCGCGCTCAGTCTCGCCCTGTACGGCGTGTTGCACCCCGTCTTTCACGTGCCGATGAAAGGTTCGACCGGGCTCTTTTTTCTGCTGACCACCTTGCATGTGTTCACGACGGCCGGATTCGGATTGGTGGCGGCGACCATTGCGAAGAACCAGGCGCAAGTGGGCATGATGACGCTCTTCGTCGTGGGCCCGATGCTGTTGTTGTCGGGCATCACCTCGCCGTACGAATCGATGCCTCAGTGGGTGCAGACGGTTATGACGTTCTCCCCTTTGCGGTACTACATCGACATCACCTACGGCGTGATGCTGAAGGGAGCAGGCCTGGACCTGCTCTGGAAGCCCGTCGTCGCCATGCTCCTATTGGGAGGAGCGTTGTTCGGGTTTGGAATGTGGCGATTCCGACGGCAATTCCAATGA
- a CDS encoding ATP-binding cassette domain-containing protein, translating to MTKPAASSPEVVVRVSGFVKCYKQHLAVDRLDLTVKRGEIYGLIGPDGAGKSSVMKAIAGVLRYDGGSAEVFGTLVDSERAAERVKSRIGFLPQGLGLNLYPELSVEENIDFFARLRLVPEPKLRARKSRLLAITRLDRFRSRLMKQLSGGMKQKLGLICTLIHEPELAILDEPTTGVDPVSRRDFWAILAEWQADKGMTALVSTAYMDEAARFHRLSFLSHGRVLASGTPAEVHSLIPGLVVTFESSPQLEAVARLKRRYAQVESLGPSLHVFTAEREPEAAVAGIRQALDNLPLEHVHTDEPELEDVVVALLLKEREEQPAESAGSDHSCHPTGRQLLDGLAVEAKELIRDFGSFRAVDRVSFDMKQGEIFGLLGANGAGKTTVIKMLTGIVPPTAGEGRVAGADMRTAGGAIKERIGYMSQAFSLYLDLTVIENIRLFAGIYGLARREAQQRMEWIVEMAGLTGYEDDRTGRLPMGVRQRLALGCALVHSPRVLFLDEPTSGVDPIGRRRFWELLSRLAREEGVAILITTHYLSEAEHCDRLALMYAGRIVAEGTPAHLKKQVERDIGQLVEMVVDKPGIALAHVVAAGFAGAALFGTKIHVLSRDPGRDEGRLRDVLARSGIAVGSVRTRMLSLEDVFVSRVMALEQAAQKEVSA from the coding sequence ATGACGAAGCCCGCTGCCTCGTCACCGGAGGTGGTTGTCCGTGTGTCCGGCTTCGTCAAGTGTTACAAGCAGCATCTTGCGGTCGACCGCCTGGACCTCACCGTGAAGAGGGGTGAAATCTATGGCCTCATCGGACCGGATGGTGCGGGCAAGAGCAGTGTGATGAAAGCGATCGCCGGGGTGTTGCGATACGACGGGGGATCCGCCGAAGTGTTCGGGACCCTCGTGGATTCCGAGCGGGCGGCGGAACGGGTGAAATCGCGGATCGGATTTCTCCCGCAAGGACTGGGGCTGAACCTCTACCCCGAGCTCTCCGTTGAAGAAAACATCGACTTCTTTGCCAGGCTGCGGCTGGTCCCGGAGCCTAAGCTTCGCGCGCGCAAGTCCCGGCTGTTGGCGATCACCCGCCTGGATCGCTTCCGCAGCCGGCTGATGAAACAGCTCTCGGGCGGAATGAAGCAAAAGCTCGGCTTGATCTGTACGCTGATCCATGAGCCGGAGCTGGCCATTCTGGACGAGCCGACGACCGGTGTCGATCCTGTCTCCCGGCGGGACTTCTGGGCCATTCTCGCCGAATGGCAGGCGGACAAGGGCATGACCGCGCTGGTGTCGACCGCCTACATGGACGAAGCGGCCCGCTTTCACCGGCTCTCGTTTCTCTCTCATGGACGGGTGCTGGCATCGGGCACTCCTGCAGAAGTCCACTCACTGATCCCGGGCCTTGTCGTCACCTTCGAATCGAGCCCGCAACTGGAAGCGGTTGCCCGGCTGAAGCGCCGGTATGCCCAAGTCGAATCCCTGGGCCCCTCGCTGCACGTGTTCACCGCAGAACGGGAGCCGGAAGCCGCCGTCGCGGGGATCCGGCAGGCGCTGGACAATTTACCGCTCGAGCACGTCCACACGGATGAGCCGGAGCTGGAAGATGTCGTGGTGGCGCTGCTGTTGAAGGAGCGAGAAGAACAACCGGCAGAGTCGGCAGGATCGGACCACTCCTGTCACCCCACGGGCAGGCAGCTGCTCGACGGACTGGCCGTCGAGGCCAAGGAGCTCATTCGGGACTTCGGTTCGTTTCGAGCCGTGGATCGGGTCAGCTTTGACATGAAGCAGGGTGAAATCTTCGGGTTGCTGGGCGCGAACGGGGCGGGCAAGACGACCGTCATCAAGATGCTGACCGGAATTGTGCCTCCGACGGCCGGTGAGGGCCGTGTAGCCGGCGCGGATATGCGCACGGCGGGCGGTGCCATCAAGGAGCGCATCGGCTACATGTCGCAGGCGTTCTCCCTCTATCTGGATCTAACCGTCATCGAGAATATTCGACTCTTTGCCGGTATCTACGGGTTGGCTCGGCGAGAGGCGCAGCAACGGATGGAGTGGATCGTGGAGATGGCCGGCCTGACCGGCTACGAGGATGATCGGACGGGGCGCCTTCCCATGGGTGTGCGGCAACGTCTGGCGTTGGGTTGCGCACTCGTTCACAGCCCACGCGTGTTGTTTTTGGATGAACCGACGTCAGGAGTGGACCCCATCGGCCGTCGGCGTTTCTGGGAGCTGCTGTCACGGTTGGCACGCGAGGAAGGAGTCGCGATTCTCATTACCACGCACTACCTCAGCGAAGCGGAGCATTGCGATCGGCTGGCCCTCATGTATGCCGGACGCATCGTGGCTGAGGGGACGCCGGCACACCTGAAAAAACAGGTCGAGCGGGACATCGGGCAACTCGTGGAGATGGTCGTCGACAAGCCGGGGATCGCCCTCGCGCACGTAGTGGCAGCCGGGTTCGCCGGCGCGGCGCTCTTCGGCACCAAGATCCATGTGCTCTCGCGTGATCCGGGTCGCGACGAGGGACGTCTTCGGGATGTCCTGGCCCGCTCCGGGATTGCGGTTGGATCGGTGCGGACGCGGATGCTCAGCTTGGAGGACGTCTTTGTGTCACGGGTGATGGCACTGGAACAGGCGGCGCAAAAGGAGGTGTCAGCCTGA